A portion of the Salminus brasiliensis chromosome 9, fSalBra1.hap2, whole genome shotgun sequence genome contains these proteins:
- the vgf gene encoding uncharacterized protein vgf has translation MIRCQHLSSAPVVFLFILFSFTFEPTNTSPVTEDKETLRSRYGPPSPEHTRMQIQSTQAGDSQQVAQDEEEEEDELFKDVDPKTLAAVLLEALNKPQGKTTSEGNNNNGEEEKAEEVRDNEGADRDRDGHQELELVMAAAAAQGREEREREEDEERKRIEEEEERLTEKVTSHTTSQTVPVREPEAVTKEVVSKEGQQESERGTDGEKEEQLNPEELKNLETMLKEFQSYSTATKRERDSSTGQRESRGDYLDYLDRNGLMNNEIKPKAKGYDLAMSKKKLKWQQEQEKDKNRPVYKGGNFMDDFNENLDDQVEENGEDEEDEELLSPEEEEARAKAEQEEVRRQAAEAQRARAEEEKLADIASDMVLQYMVKQDGKKYQNNNAAEDKRSEEDTNDDDDDIDPQTIDKLIEISSKLHLPADDVVDIISDVEKKKKKDAPENLQWQRPLVPLPAPIAPSTVLRTPPPSKPPKPNTNPFKAWFKDRASVKPSKQDFWIQQQWPFRTYPSYRFYQKPYSSYYPIYIPPPKSKPRYYAKPSYSLNDILGNSLDYDFDYPLKQRYRPWTQPRPRAPPAFRRNLYFPNYIYPHARTFQAVPMPKPRSPLRRRPTFYYPPPASVVTRQGNYYSQLAQPQRDNDEELENFIKKVFLKGPQMFQ, from the coding sequence ATGATCCGGTGCCAACACCTTTCAAGTGCCCCAGTTGTGTTTCTGTTCATCCTCTTCAGCTTCACGTTTGAGCCCACGAACACCAGCCCTGTGACTGAAGATAAAGAGACGCTACGCAGTCGATATGGACCACCTTCTCCTGAACACACAAGGATGCAGATTCAGTCCACCCAAGCTGGAGACAGTCAGCAAGTGGCACaggatgaagaggaagaggaggatgaactTTTCAAAGATGTCGACCCCAAAACCCTAGCAGCGGTGCTCCTAGAAGCCCTCAATAAGCCTCAGGGGAAGACAACAAGTGagggaaacaacaacaatggaGAAGAGGAAAAAGCAGAAGAGGTGAGGGACAACGAGGGCGctgacagagacagagatggacatcaggagctggagctggtAATGGCAGCTGCCGCAGCGCAGGGCagagaagagcgagagagggaggaagatgaagagagaaagagaatagaggaagaggaagaacgACTCACAGAAAAGGTGACAAGTCATACCACCAGCCAGACAGTGCCTGTAAGAGAACCAGAAGCAGTAACAAAGGAGGTGGTGAGCAAGGAGGGGCAGCAGGAGTCAGAGAGAGGAACAGATGGGGAGAAGGAAGAGCAGCTGAACCCAGAAGAGTTGAAGAATCTGGAGACCATGCTAAAGGAGTTCCAGAGCTACAGCACCGCCACAAAAAGAGAGCGGGACTCCTCAACTGGCCAAAGGGAGAGCCGTGGCGATTACCTTGATTATCTGGACCGAAATGGCCTCATGAATAACGAGATCAAGCCCAAAGCTAAGGGCTATGACTTGGCCATGTCCAAGAAGAAGCTCAAGTGGCAGCAAGAACAGGAAAAGGACAAGAATCGGCCAGTGTATAAGGGAGGAAACTTCATGGATGATTTCAATGAAAATCTTGATGACCAAGTTGAGGAAAATGGTGAGGATGAAGAAGATGAGGAGTTGTTGAGTCCTGAAGAAGAAGAGGCTAGGGCTAAAGCTGAACAGGAAGAGGTGCGTAGACAGGCAGCCGAAGCCCAGAGAGCTAGGGCAGAAGAAGAGAAGCTTGCAGACATTGCATCAGACATGGTCCTGCAGTATATGGTCAAGCAAGATGGAAAGAAGTACCAGAACAATAATGCGGCAGAAGACAAACGCTCAGAGGAAGATaccaatgatgatgatgatgatattgaCCCACAAACTATTGACAAGTTGATTGAAATCTCAAGTAAGCTGCACCTTCCTGCAGATGATGTGGTTGATATAATCAGTGAtgtggagaagaagaagaagaaagatgcCCCTGAAAATCTGCAGTGGCAGCGACCTCTTGTACCTCTTCCAGCCCCCATCGCCCCTTCGACGGTCTTAAGAACACCACCCCCCTCAAAACCACCAAAACCCAACACGAATCCATTTAAAGCATGGTTCAAGGACAGAGCCTCTGTTAAGCCTAGTAAGCAAGACTTTTGGATCCAGCAACAGTGGCCCTTTCGGACCTACCCCTCCTACCGGTTCTACCAAAAGCCTTACAGTAGCTACTACCCCATCTACATCCCACCTCCCAAATCTAAACCACGCTACTATGCCAAGCCCTCCTACTCCCTTAATGACATCCTGGGGAATTCACTGGACTATGACTTTGATTACCCCCTCAAACAAAGGTACCGTCCTTGGACACAACCTCGCCCAAGAGCTCCTCCAGCGTTCCGTCGGAACCTCTACTTCCCTAACTACATTTACCCTCATGCCCGGACTTTCCAAGCCGTACCCATGCCCAAACCCCGGTCACCTCTGCGTCGTCGGCCTACCTTCTATTACCCGCCCCCAGCTTCTGTAGTCACTAGACAGGGTAACTATTACAGCCAGTTGGCGCAGCCACAGCGGGACAATGATGAGGAGCTAGAAAACTTCATCAAGAAGGTGTTCCTGAAAGGTCCCCAGATGTTTCAGTGA